Proteins encoded in a region of the Thermosipho africanus Ob7 genome:
- the era gene encoding GTPase Era has protein sequence MKSGFVALAGKPNVGKSSIVNAIVGKKILIVSDKPQTTRNRINVIHTTDDFQIIFVDTPGIHKPLYRLGEYMVKAAVSALKGVDLILTVVDAKEGVGKPERFVFDYVNQSKTKTIGVINKIDLVDAKKVEQIYNEIKNSLENCVGIVKTSAVRGEGIKELLDLIVENLEEGPQYYPEDMITDRPLSFMASEIIREKIFHHTYEEVPHSVAVIIEEIKERDNGVLYIRANIYVDRNSQKGIIIGQKGNMIKTIGQEARKEIEYLVGGKVFLDLHVKVKKDWRNKDFIILNEIGMRDDLKD, from the coding sequence ATGAAATCAGGATTTGTCGCACTTGCTGGAAAGCCAAATGTAGGAAAATCTTCTATTGTTAATGCGATAGTTGGCAAGAAAATTTTAATTGTTTCAGATAAACCGCAAACTACTAGAAATAGAATAAACGTTATACATACTACTGATGATTTTCAGATAATTTTCGTAGATACACCTGGAATACATAAGCCATTGTACAGGCTTGGAGAATACATGGTTAAGGCAGCAGTAAGTGCACTAAAAGGTGTTGATTTAATCTTGACCGTTGTGGATGCAAAAGAAGGAGTTGGAAAACCAGAAAGGTTTGTCTTTGATTATGTAAATCAATCAAAGACAAAAACTATAGGTGTAATAAATAAAATTGATCTTGTAGATGCTAAAAAGGTTGAGCAAATTTACAATGAAATAAAGAATAGTCTTGAAAATTGTGTGGGCATAGTAAAGACCTCTGCTGTAAGAGGTGAAGGAATAAAAGAACTTTTAGATCTAATTGTTGAAAACCTTGAAGAGGGACCTCAATACTATCCTGAAGATATGATAACTGATAGACCTCTATCTTTTATGGCATCTGAGATAATAAGGGAAAAGATTTTTCATCATACATACGAAGAGGTTCCACACTCTGTTGCTGTCATAATAGAAGAAATAAAAGAAAGAGATAATGGGGTATTGTATATACGTGCAAATATATACGTTGATAGAAATAGTCAGAAGGGAATTATTATTGGTCAAAAAGGAAATATGATAAAAACAATTGGCCAGGAGGCAAGAAAAGAAATAGAATATCTTGTTGGCGGAAAAGTTTTCCTTGATTTGCATGTAAAGGTGAAAAAAGATTGGCGTAATAAGGACTTTATTATATTAAATGAAATTGGAATGAGAGATGATTTAAAAGACTAA